GAAGATTGGTTATTCTCAGTTTCCTTACTTTTTAAACCTCTTGCATATATATTCATTGCTAATAACAATCCCACTATAATATATACAATTTTCTTACTCATTTTAATCTGCCTCCATATATTTCATATAATGTAAATATACAGCTTTTCATATAAAATGTCAATGTCATTATATAAATAATGAATGATACAACTATTCATAAAATCAATAGTTTATATATTTTTTATTTATGTTTTGTTAAATCACATTTGATTTATTTTTAGGACTGTTTAAGTATTTTTTCTACATCTTCATAGCGAACTTTCCCCTTCAATAAAACCTCTTCCATTTTCTCATCTTTTAGCTTATATACACTATTACAAGAGTTACAAGCTATTATATATTTCTTTTTTAAAGTAATTATCGGTATAAAAAAAATTTCAAAAACTCTTCTTAATGCGAATAATTGAACTTTTTCTGATAAGCATCCTGTACACTCAAAATCAACTTCTCTTAACTTTTCTTCTGAATCTTTTAAACCAAATATCCCAACAAATATCATTTTATTTCCCCCTTCAGCATTTAAATAATATATTTTATAAGTTTTTCTATATGAGAAAATACAACTGGGTATTCCACATTGGGTCTAGACAACATTATAGATATAGCTCCAATCTCTTTTGCACTATCTATTTTTTCTCTTTCCCCACCAGTATTTCCACCTTTTTTACTTACAATATATTTTATATTAAGTTGCCTCATCATTGCAACATTTAATTCTTTAGAAAATGGTCCCTGCATAGCTATAATATTTTTAGGCAAAACCCCTAAATCTTCAGCTTTTTTTATCATCTCCCATTTAGGAAGTATTCTAAAATATATATTTGATTTATTTTTTATATTTTGAAATTTATGAAGATTATTACTTCCTAATGTTACTAAAATATTTCCTTCTAACTCCTCTAAATATTTTATCATAATATCTAACTCAGAAAATTCTATAACTCCATCTTCAGAAACTAAATTTTCTCTTTCAAATCTTATGTAATCAATCTCTTTTACTTTTGAAGATTCAATGGCATTTCTAGAAACTTCTTCTGCATATGGATGAGATAAATCAATAATTTTCTCAATATTATTTTCTTCTATAAATTTGTTCATTCCTTCTAAATCTAATCTTTTACAAAATACCTTTATATCTTCTATATTTTCAAGTAATTTTCCACCATACTCTGTTGCTGTTGTTACAACTAGCTTTTCTTTAAAAGGAAAGGACTCTATAAAATCTCTAGAGTCCTTTGTTCCACCTATAACCCAAATCATATATGATATCCTCTTGGAGTTATCATTCTATCATTAGAAACATACGTCTTTGAGTTTCCTATTATAACAACTGTAAACATATCTATTTCATGGTTTAAGAAGTCCTGTAAGTTTGTTAAAGTATAATTCTGATCTTCTCTTCCAACATGTCTTAATAGCGCAACTGGAGTCTCTGGTGCTTTATGCTTTAACATTAACTCTCTTGCTTCAACTATTTGAGTTGTTCTTCCTTTACTTTTTGGATTATAAAGAGATATAATAAAGTCTC
The nucleotide sequence above comes from Cetobacterium somerae ATCC BAA-474. Encoded proteins:
- the cobK gene encoding precorrin-6A reductase gives rise to the protein MIWVIGGTKDSRDFIESFPFKEKLVVTTATEYGGKLLENIEDIKVFCKRLDLEGMNKFIEENNIEKIIDLSHPYAEEVSRNAIESSKVKEIDYIRFERENLVSEDGVIEFSELDIMIKYLEELEGNILVTLGSNNLHKFQNIKNKSNIYFRILPKWEMIKKAEDLGVLPKNIIAMQGPFSKELNVAMMRQLNIKYIVSKKGGNTGGEREKIDSAKEIGAISIMLSRPNVEYPVVFSHIEKLIKYII
- a CDS encoding zinc-ribbon domain-containing protein, whose amino-acid sequence is MIFVGIFGLKDSEEKLREVDFECTGCLSEKVQLFALRRVFEIFFIPIITLKKKYIIACNSCNSVYKLKDEKMEEVLLKGKVRYEDVEKILKQS